In the genome of Chiroxiphia lanceolata isolate bChiLan1 chromosome 5, bChiLan1.pri, whole genome shotgun sequence, the window GTTGAGCAACTTGTCTTGCCTTTTATCTGGAGTATCATTTTGTGACTGGCtcaaagagggaggaaaagaatcTGAAGAAAACTGAGCTGATAGGtaggaaaacaaatacataagATTAGAATTTGTGTGTAAGAGAAATTCATAATTATTAttgaaacagcaaaaccagcaaaggGAGGCACTGGAATAAGTGACTTGAGTAGACTGCTAAGGTAAATAACCTCAACTTTACTATTGTAATACAAATATAATGTGTATGTTTAACTCTGTTCCTTGGTTTTATCTTATGTGTGTGTATTATGTGCTATTCagcaatgcttttaaaaatatatcatttagttaaactgaaattttaaggGGCCAGTGAAAGAGAATTTGTTAGTGCTGTAAAGATGTCTTGTGAAAATTAGAGCTTGTGTGTTGGCAAGGcttgcatttttctgctgtcCATGAGAAATTAGATTTGGATCTACAAACAGCAGAATTTTTTCTGGCTTGAATAACAGTCAAATTTTATGTTGCAAAATTCTGTTTGTGAAATAATTAATGCAGCTCTTTCCCTCTTATCCATCAAAGCACATGACATCTAATTATATCTAAATCACACCTTCAAGAAAAATGTGTGCTTAATTTTAGCCTAACATTTATCCAGTTTGAACTGATCTCATTCTTTAATGTTTGCCTTTCTTCACTGGTCAAATAAACTTTAAAGTAACAGAGTTTTTCCACATGTTTGATATTAATCACCTGCTGTTTACCAGCAAAACTAATCTAGctaattaaaatagttttcttgCTGAACTCATCTGAGGATGTGTCACACTCTTTTTAGTTCAGTGATGAAAAGAAATTGATGAGCTCTCACCAGAATCTGCAAGATATTACAGAAGATCAGCTTAGCTTGGCATCTATCCACTACATGCGGTCCCACTACCAAGAAGCAATTGATATCTACAAACGCATTCTACTTGAGAATCGGTGGGCATCTCTAAGCCTTATTGCAGTGTCTGTGCTATTGTTGGTATTTAAATTCCATATAGTTGCTTGGTTTCTGAAACCAAGCATGGGCATTTTCCACAACTGCTATGTCCTTTTCGTGTCGCAAAATGTGCATCAGTTGCAGCCCCTCAATTTTGTTCattgcaaagtatttttaaaaaatgaatgtttaaaaagaaatctgctctctgttggtttttttagtgttaCTGTTGTGTAATTCATTCTGAtatcttttttggttttgttacttATTTCTTCTGAGATGATATATGGTTATGTACCTgctttatctttttcctttttcccctctgatgGCCAGTCTGGTGATCCTTGCTTGAATTATTGACTTCTTCACCTCTTAGCCTTTCTAAGAATGGTTCAGTTGTTGGGTTTATGTAAAGTTCCTTGCATTCCTTCAAGTctgaaattctttccttttctatttatcCCTTGTGACACTTATTGATGGTTTTTCCTATTGTGTTCTGCAAATTTTTAATTCACAATTTAGGAAGAAACAAATTGAATTCTTAAATGGCTGGAAGTATTGTTTAATAAAATAGAAACTGCTGTCCCAGAATACAGCTCTCTTTTGGTGGTATCTCCTCTTGaacatttcagagaaatccACCATAATGTATATAAGTATGTCATGTAATGCTTGGGGAAGAGATTTTAACTTCCAATTCCTCAGAAGCAATCACTCAAAGCTAAATGAGTAACCTTCATAACAATTATCCTTTTACTTACAGTTTCCACAAATGCCTGTCTTATTTCTGTATCTAGTTCTTCTGGCTTGACAGCTTGTAAtgacaaggatttttttaaataattgtacTTGGTGCGAACTTTTATGCACATATTAAATGTCTTTGCATATATTGCTTAGAAAATCCTGTTCTGCCAGGTCGGATACAATGCTCATGTTCTGTGTGTTTCCTTGGTGTGAAGTTGCCACCATTTCCTAGATTTGCAAATGAAAAGTTTTGTAGGTAGTACTTAAAAGCTGCAGTAgcttctgtggaaaaaataaataatgtgaatCTGGATCTGTGCAGTCTTAGCCAACAAACTAGAGAAGCTCTAAGCATTTCTCAGAAACCCCAGTTTTGATGTGCTTGTAAAATATGTATAGACATGTGAGAGCTTTATTACTGATTTTAATGCTCTGTAATGGGAAACGTTAAACTATCTGGTGGGATTTAAATGTTCTCTTTAATCCTCTTTCCTGCAGGGAATACCTGGCTCTGAATGTATATGTGGCCCTATGCTATTACAAGCTGGATTACTATGATGTATCACAGGAAGTGCTAGCTGTTTATCTTCAGCAAGTTCCTGACAGCACCATTGCTCTTAACCTTAAGGCTTGTAACCATTTCCGACTTTACAATGGGAAGGCTGCCGAGGTATCTGTTGGACAGTCCCTCAGTTCAcctttattttagtttaaaaatccatacatgtttcttttcctcGTTATCTGTCTTAATCAGTAATGTTGATAATGGCCTTTGTCTTGTCATTGTGTCCTTCTTTTAGGAATGTCACACTTTCAGTTTCCCTGGTATTAACCCATCTGTCCACATGTGTGCACAGTGGTCTTACCATTTTCCCAGTTCACTTTTGATCTTGTGTTTATACGTATTATCCAGTTTCTAAAATTATCACATAGAAGTGAGAAAGCCAAATCTTCCAGTGGCCTACCACTGATGGAGATGTATTTCTGTCAGCTTTGGAGCTCATTTGAAGCTTCACTTAGgcttctgtgtttttttggttttgtggtaaAATTTTAGAATGTATGTAATTCCAGGCAGAGCTCAAGAACTTGACTGACAGTGCCTCATCATCTTTTGAGTTTGGCAAGGAGCTCATTAAACACAATCTGGTAAGTAATGCATTTCTGGGACTTAATATAAACAGCACTCATTTGTAGAGCTTTTCATGATGATTcataaaatggaatattttggtAATTGCAGACCTAACTGAATTTTTACTGCCATGCAAGTCCCATTCCAGGAATCCTGCCTGTATAATGAATGTGCCAtcaagtgtatttattttttcccctggaatttTTCCCTGACAGTGAGACTGtgtcaagaaaaataataatgttgtTGTTTGTAGACCTGAAggcatattaaaataatgtatgtTGTGTAAGAATACCTTTGCAAGATATTTTGTGGAGCCCACTCAATAAGGACACTGTAGAAACAAGTCAGAATGTATGACCCTGAACTCAACGTGAGTGGAATTAAGACAACTAGTGAAAATGGCCTTCATCCGAAAAGTACTAAACAAAGAGTTCTAGGAAAAAAGCTGCTGATAAAAGCCAAAATACTTGTGTGGTCTGCAGAAAAAGAGTCACTAATCACTAGTTAATTTTCCCTTCAGTGGTATTATTACTTTGCTGTACAGCTGGTAACAGCAGATTGCTCTTATTTAATGATGGGCAGTTGCTTGCTTTGTCGTTTTTCAAGAGCAGTCATAACAAGCTAACGCTTCTTTCCCCAAAAggtaaaactgttttcaaacTGGACTTTTGTGAGTTAACATTGTTTATTTTGTATGCTGGTCTTTTCGCCAGTGGTTTATTGAATAACTATGTTAGATTTTGTTGGAAGAACCATCATATGAAACTGAAGTATAATCAACTGCTCCTGACCATTTTAACATCTTTCTAAATAAATGTAGAGTTTTTAgtctcatttttttcatatgaaaacaTCATAAGCAAATAGTAATTTTGTATGTGTTCTCTTCACTCTTGTTTCAGACAATATTACTCTTTTAAATCTGTGATATATAATGTACCACTGTTTTGAGCTGCTAAaagttgaaataaattaatctttacTGATGGATTAAACACTTTATATTCTTCAGAATAAAGATTGTCACACTTAGTAATTGTATAGCTGTATTAAAGCAGGGATTATGCTAATCCCAGAGCCACTGACCTTTTCCTACTCTCAATATAGGAATTTAAGGATTAATTTCCTTAAATTAAGATATCATAGAAAAGGTTTTGATACATGGTTATCAatctgctgtttttctctgcagGTGGTTTTCCGAGGAGGAGAAGGGGCTTTGCAGGTCCTGCCTCCTTTGGTTGATGTTATTCCTGAGGCAAGACTGAATCTTGTGATTTACTATCTCCGGCAAGGTAAATACACCTTCCTCTGGCTTTTTCATACCTTCAGGGATGACATTCATTCATCTTATCTCAACTGACTATTcaatgaaatgcttttttttctctgcaggaaaATGTAGTGTATGTCATTTGCTGTTCCTCCAGAAAATAGTGAAGTAAGAGTTTCCATGGCTTGCAGAGAAGGGCTTTAGTTGTGTGCAGTCAAATAAACCTACTTTGGCAGAATATTGCAGGTTCTTGGGTTGAAGGAGATGGCTTTGGGGACGGTTGTGTTTAACTGCTTCTAGTGAGATGACCTCTCTTCTGCCTGAATGTGTGAGAATGGTAGGCATATGTCCTCTGAAGGCAAGGACAACCGTTTCTGTAAATATAGCACAAACAGGATATGAGCCTAAGTGACTGTGAACAAGGCTACAGTTTGTGAACAAGACATTGCGTTAAAAATCTACTTTACAACTCTTAAAGGATGCAAGTATGTGGCCAGAATCAGTTGGAAAGGATTTTGTACTAGTATCTCTCCTTCATTTGCCAGCTTCTTTGAATTATATCTGAGTTTTTCAAAGCCATTACTATTCTCCCATTGTGTTCTTTTATTCAACAATGGGTTGACTGGCTGTGTGACTCAAGCCAGGTCCAATTAGGTCATGTTGCTTAGTCCCAGCTTCCTCTGTTCTACCTTGTGTCCATTGCCTTTCGTCTCACTCTATGGAACCTGTCTCCATCTTCTCTGTACCCTCCTATCAGTAAGTTGTAGACAGCGATAAGATCTcccttgagccttctcttctgaaaGCTAAGGAAATGCAGTTCTCTCCGTCTCTCCTCAGCCCCCTTCTTGCCTTGGGAGTCCTTGGGTGGGCTCACTCCGGTATTTCATCGTCTGTCTTAATTGAGGGATCCCAAAACTGGACACTCTACTCCAGGTGCAATCTCACAAGGGTCAAATAGAGAAGCATTCCTTCCCTTGCCATGATGACTACATTCATGCTAATATGATCCAGTGTACAGTGGGCCTCCTTTGCTGCAAGACTGCACTGTCTGCCAGGTTGCCTTTTAGCCAGTCAGCTCCCCACCTGACTTGTTCAGGCATGTTTCAAACCAAGCAAGATGCAGGACTTGCATTTTGCCTCTGCTGAACTTTatgagatttctttctttcagccCATTTACTCAGCCTGCTGAGCTGCTTCTCAATAGCTGGGAGCTTTCTTCACAATCTTTTATCAtttgcaaacttgctgagagtACTCTATCTGGAtcattaatataaatataaataagacATTCAACGGTATCAGTCCCTGGGGAATTTGATTAGTAATGAGCCACCTGATAGATTTTGTACAACTGATGACTGTCTTTTGATAGTCCAGCCAGTTTTCCATCCCTTTATAGTCTTACTTAGCCAGTCCTATCTTTCAAGTCTGTATGAGAGACCATGTCCAAGACCTTGCTATAGCCAAGGTATACAAGCATCCACTACTATCCCCTTATCCATACAACCAGTCACACATTGGGTTAGTCAGTACACTTTGGCATTGGTAAATCTAtgcctgctgttcccagccacCTTTCTGTCCAGTATTGTTGCCAATTTCACTATAGGCAATATTGGTATTACTACTAATTACCTTGCCCAATAATATTGTTAATAATAATACACATGTGTCAAATTAAGTTCTACTTACACAGAAACAAAGTACATCTCATGCATCACTTAAAAATCAGTCTTGTTTACTCATTTGCCATTAACCTTGCAGTAATTTTAATTAGTTAGGTTCTACTCTTCACTTTGGTGTACAAATGACTTGCATACTGACAAAGAAGGTCAAGGGGAATTAGGATTAAAATCTCTTTCCTGGTTTGgctaaatttccatttttaactcTTGGTAGGGTAGCAGCATCAGTTAGGAATGTGAGAAATCATTACTTCTAATGACTACAACTGTCTCTCTAAAACTTACATGTCTCTGATAAAGGTAGGTTGGTGTTAATACATGCTCAGAACTGGAATGTCTGAAGCACAAACATGCGTCCCATTTTTATCAGTTCTTCAGGGTAGTGACTTTCAGCAAGATTTGGGGCCTATTGGTATCTGGTTATAATCTGCTCCCATGAGATTTGCTATAGGCTTCTTTTGGAGCCTGAAGAGCATAGCTCTGTGTTGATGGTCTCCACTGATGGAAATAAGGGctgctgtcatttttcttttttggtggtggtggtggtctGAGCTAGccaaaaatgtcaaaaaatcctccaaaccaacaatttctattaaaaaaaaaaaaaaaagaaaaaaagaaaaggtaatgaCTTTTGGCAAGTACCTTGTGCTGCCTTACTATGTGACTGCTCAAGGGAATGGGTAAGAAAGCAGAGGTGTTGGGTGGGAGACTGGCAGCTCCAATGTATATTGCCTTAAGTGGTTGAATGGATGGTATATACTAGCgaaaaaggttttgtttgataaggtttgtttttgtgggcACCTGGTATAATGCTGTATTAAAAGAATTTTGCTAGTAAAAGACTATCTTCACTAGATTGTTCTACAAAGCCAACCGTAGTGCCAACATCTTTTATTTAGGTAAGGTTTAGGATGTTTTCAGTTTATATAATGCTTGTGTGGGAAGGAAGTTGCTTATTGATTTCAAACTTCTCATTTAAACTTCTATACTAGTAGTGGTTTCCTTGTTAGAATTAGGATCAGGTAAGAGCTGCTGGACAGATATTGAAATACTGATAAGGAAGAGATGAAGTTTCCCTACAGCATCATGTTACCCTATCTTCCTTGAGGGGTAAATCaatatgagaaaagaaaatacaggaagatGATGGATTTATGATTTTGACCTTGTGCTGATGAGAAGGCAGCCACTAGGTTATGAACAAGGGGTCCAAATCATCTTTACTAGGAAAATTGTAATAACAAAGAAGCTATTACTCACTCCATGTTTGTTATTTAAGTTCTAGAAAACCATCACCGTTGTGATAGGAATTCACAATGATTTATAGTTACCTTTCTCCTCCTGTCTAAATGGTTTATTTCTTAGTCTATGACTATTGGGGAATGTTGTAGAGGATAAGTGACTTGTTCTAATACAGTGTGCTATGGGTTGTCATGCATTCTAATGTCTGGCATTTCAGATGATGTGCAGGAGGCTTATAACCTGATTAAGGACCTGGAACCTACAGCTCCACAGGTAATTAGAAACTGATGTCATGGCACATAGATAGAGGTTATAAATTGATATGAAATCTGCCACATACAATCCTGAGGACAGCTTGCCCCATTCCCACTCCtaaaatttttgtgttttccatcCCTTCATGAACAGTAGATTTAATATGCATGCATAAAGtattatatatatgcatatatgagTACTCAGCCTGTTTATTACTGTACTGCCTGGGGTCAGCTAGGAATATAGCTCTGTTGTGTTCAGCATTTTGGGGAGCTGACCATTAGTGCATAGATAAAAGCTCTCTTCCAACTACAGCTACTTAATCACTTCTGCCCTGACGATGATTACCATCCCTCAGATCTGCTAGCTCAGGTGCTCGTACGGTTTGTCCTGAAGCCATTTCAATAAAAATGGGCTAGATTAGATTAAACAGTTTAAATAAATGGTATTCTCTAATCTCATCACACTTTGACTGCCATGAGTGAAAACTGCAGCATCCCTTGGCTGctactgtaattttcttttgtggttGTTCCAGCAGCTTTAGTCTCTGATTTATTCCTCTTCgcagtttattttccaaaggTCACATAGCTGGGCATGAAAGGAACCTTTCATGAGTCTGTATGAGGAATTAtatggagggagggaaaaggaaaacctcaAGAACACAGATCTGGTGATTCTGTGCTGAGGAGGGTCTTCTGATGTTGCTTTACATTTCTTACGTTCTTCAGTATGGCAAGACTCACTTGAACAGCTTTCTGCAGCCAGTGGTCCTTTAGCCTCTGTTTTCCCCATATACATGTCTAATAATTCtttatgacatttttaaatgagaatctctgtgcttctttttccatttttcacttACACTTGTAAGGAACTCCCTGCTAAGACTTGCCAAACTACTTGTATAACCTCCTTGAGTACTTCGCAAATACTTCATCACGATGC includes:
- the TTC26 gene encoding intraflagellar transport protein 56 isoform X3, translated to MMLSRAKPAVGGTPPPGDRRRKKGKEVPQLEELLAQRDFTGAIALLEFKQQVGEQEEDANLWIGYCAFHLGDYKRALEEYEALTKQPTCNPDVWVNLACTYFFLGMYTQAEQAALKAPKSGLQNRLLFHLAHKFSDEKKLMSSHQNLQDITEDQLSLASIHYMRSHYQEAIDIYKRILLENREYLALNVYVALCYYKLDYYDVSQEVLAVYLQQVPDSTIALNLKACNHFRLYNGKAAEAELKNLTDSASSSFEFGKELIKHNLVVFRGGEGALQVLPPLVDVIPEARLNLVIYYLRQGKCSVCHLLFLQKIVK